In a genomic window of Deinococcus carri:
- a CDS encoding M42 family metallopeptidase, with protein sequence MTTTELRLDLLRQLSDLNGVPGQEDAVRDFVLRELEGLADEVRVDPLGNVIALKKGQGEVSEGERRERIMLSAHMDEIGFLVRFIDDKGFLRVQALGGFDTRNLFARNVTVQTRGGALPGILTPGGRPVHIATPEDRKKVPEVKEFFVDLGLDAEEVKRRVRVGDMVTLDQTARQVGHLVVGKAMDDRASVFLQLEVLRALRDAPPRHDVVAVFSVQEEVGLRGAVVAAYGVEPTLGIGLDVTLAVDTPGVGPDEAVTRMGEGIGIKVFDSSMISTRWLVDELVDLAERENIPYQLEVLALGGTDGAAIQRSRAGVPSITLSIPTRYIHTIVEAVHTNDLRAGVDLLTAYLR encoded by the coding sequence GTGACCACAACTGAACTGCGACTGGACCTCCTGCGCCAACTCTCGGACCTGAACGGTGTCCCCGGTCAGGAGGACGCGGTGCGCGACTTCGTGCTGCGCGAACTGGAGGGCCTGGCCGACGAGGTGCGGGTGGACCCGCTCGGCAACGTGATTGCCCTGAAAAAGGGGCAGGGCGAGGTCAGTGAGGGTGAGCGCCGCGAGCGCATCATGCTCAGCGCCCACATGGACGAGATCGGGTTCCTGGTGCGCTTCATCGACGACAAGGGCTTTCTGCGGGTGCAGGCGCTGGGCGGCTTCGACACCCGCAACCTCTTTGCCCGGAACGTAACGGTGCAGACGCGCGGCGGGGCGCTGCCCGGCATCCTCACGCCCGGCGGGCGGCCCGTCCACATCGCCACCCCGGAGGACCGCAAGAAGGTGCCGGAGGTCAAGGAGTTCTTCGTGGACCTGGGCCTGGACGCCGAGGAAGTCAAGCGCCGCGTGCGCGTGGGCGACATGGTCACGCTCGACCAGACGGCGCGGCAGGTCGGACACCTCGTGGTGGGCAAGGCGATGGACGACCGCGCCAGTGTGTTCCTGCAACTGGAGGTGCTGCGTGCCCTGCGCGACGCGCCGCCCCGGCACGACGTGGTGGCCGTCTTTTCCGTGCAGGAGGAGGTTGGTCTGCGCGGCGCGGTGGTCGCAGCCTATGGGGTCGAACCCACCCTGGGCATCGGCCTGGACGTGACCCTGGCGGTGGATACCCCCGGCGTCGGCCCCGACGAGGCGGTCACGCGGATGGGCGAGGGCATCGGCATCAAGGTCTTCGACTCCTCCATGATTTCCACCCGCTGGCTGGTAGATGAGCTGGTGGACCTGGCCGAGCGGGAGAACATCCCCTACCAGCTCGAAGTCCTGGCGCTGGGCGGCACCGACGGGGCGGCCATTCAGCGCAGCCGCGCGGGCGTGCCCTCCATCACGCTCAGCATTCCCACCCGCTACATCCACACCATCGTGGAGGCCGTCCACACGAACGACCTGCGCGCCGGGGTGGACCTGCTGACGGCCTACCTGCGCTGA
- a CDS encoding DUF4126 domain-containing protein, which translates to MELLSGLLSSLGLSGAAGLNAYIPLLVVGLLDRTGVLHLSAPYDLLGSPWVLLGVAVLGLLDFVGDKIPGVDHVLHLVGGVVNAAAGAVLFAAQSGIADVPPALSLALGLLVAGGVHATRTAVRPVATATTGGLANPVLSTAEDGASLGLSLLAVFAPLLAVLGLAGLLVGAYRLWARVRGRRAV; encoded by the coding sequence ATGGAACTGCTCTCGGGTCTGCTTTCCTCGCTGGGCCTGTCGGGTGCGGCGGGGCTGAACGCCTACATTCCGCTGCTGGTGGTGGGTCTGCTCGACCGCACCGGCGTGCTGCACCTCAGCGCCCCCTACGACCTGCTGGGTAGTCCCTGGGTGCTGCTGGGGGTGGCGGTGCTGGGCCTGCTGGACTTCGTGGGCGACAAGATTCCCGGCGTGGACCACGTGCTGCATCTGGTGGGCGGGGTCGTGAACGCGGCGGCGGGCGCGGTGCTGTTCGCGGCCCAGTCGGGCATCGCGGACGTGCCCCCGGCCCTCAGCCTCGCGCTGGGCCTGCTCGTCGCGGGCGGCGTCCATGCCACCCGCACCGCCGTGCGCCCGGTGGCGACCGCCACGACGGGGGGGCTAGCAAACCCAGTGCTCAGCACCGCCGAGGACGGGGCCAGCCTGGGCCTCAGCCTACTGGCCGTGTTCGCGCCGCTGCTGGCCGTGCTGGGGCTGGCGGGTCTGCTGGTGGGGGCGTACCGCCTGTGGGCACGGGTCCGGGGTCGCCGGGCCGTTTAG
- a CDS encoding P-II family nitrogen regulator encodes MKLITAVVRPERVQQVKEALFQAGISGLTLSRVSGHGGEQEIVEHYRGTRVMLEFRDKVEFRMAVSEPFVDAAIRAICQGAQTGEVGDGKIFVQPLERVIRIRTGEEDHAALTPVTETRLTPQSPQGGAR; translated from the coding sequence ATGAAACTGATCACGGCGGTGGTGCGTCCCGAACGGGTGCAGCAGGTCAAGGAGGCGCTGTTTCAGGCGGGCATCAGCGGCCTCACGCTCAGCCGGGTGTCGGGGCACGGTGGCGAGCAGGAAATCGTGGAGCATTACCGGGGCACCCGCGTGATGCTCGAGTTCCGGGACAAGGTCGAGTTTCGTATGGCCGTCAGCGAGCCGTTCGTGGACGCGGCCATCCGCGCTATCTGCCAGGGCGCACAGACGGGCGAGGTCGGGGACGGCAAGATTTTCGTGCAGCCCCTGGAACGGGTGATTCGCATCCGCACCGGCGAGGAGGACCACGCCGCCCTCACGCCCGTCACCGAGACGCGGCTCACGCCCCAGTCCCCCCAGGGCGGTGCGCGGTGA
- a CDS encoding ammonium transporter: protein MKALPLLVLLGGAALAQPAAPTLNTGDTAWMLVSAALVLLMTPGLAFFYGGLTRAPSVLNTMMMSVASIGLVGVLWTLAGYTLAFGEGGNALVGGLGHLGLEGVQGQLWGTIPTSVFAAFQAMFAIIALALISGAVVERMRFGAFLCFGGLWSLLIYAPLAHWVWSSDGWLFRAGALDFAGGTVIHIAAGVSALVAAAVLGPRLGYPRAAHVPHNVPFVLLGAGLLWFGWMGFNAGSALAANQTAALALLTTLVAPAAALLTWLAWESRGGGKPTAVGAATGLVVGLVAITPACAFVSPWAALVIGVLGATASFWTVQAKRRLGADDALDVFACHGVAGIVGALLTGALAWTTGSGKPVGEQLLTQLLSVAVSVLYTGAGSFLLLKLVGLWMPLRVTVRQEVGGMDLSAHSEQGYREPETGLGAPVFVGGD from the coding sequence GTGAAGGCGCTGCCGCTGCTGGTCCTGCTGGGGGGCGCGGCCCTCGCGCAGCCGGCCGCCCCCACCCTGAACACGGGCGACACGGCCTGGATGCTCGTCTCCGCCGCGCTCGTCCTGCTGATGACCCCCGGTTTGGCCTTCTTCTACGGCGGCCTGACCCGTGCCCCCAGCGTCCTGAACACCATGATGATGAGCGTGGCGTCCATCGGGCTGGTGGGCGTGCTGTGGACCCTGGCCGGGTACACCCTGGCCTTCGGGGAGGGCGGGAACGCGCTGGTGGGCGGCCTGGGGCACCTGGGGCTGGAGGGGGTGCAGGGCCAGCTGTGGGGCACCATTCCCACCTCCGTCTTTGCCGCATTCCAGGCGATGTTCGCCATCATCGCGCTGGCGCTGATCAGCGGGGCGGTGGTCGAGCGGATGCGCTTCGGGGCCTTCCTCTGCTTCGGGGGCCTGTGGAGCCTGCTGATCTACGCGCCGCTGGCCCACTGGGTCTGGAGCAGTGACGGCTGGCTGTTCCGGGCCGGGGCGCTGGACTTTGCGGGCGGCACGGTGATTCACATTGCGGCGGGGGTCAGTGCGCTGGTGGCCGCCGCCGTGCTGGGGCCGCGCCTGGGCTATCCCCGCGCGGCGCACGTGCCGCACAACGTGCCCTTCGTGCTGCTGGGTGCGGGCCTGCTGTGGTTCGGCTGGATGGGCTTCAACGCCGGCAGTGCCCTGGCCGCCAACCAGACCGCCGCGCTGGCGCTGCTCACCACGCTGGTCGCCCCGGCCGCCGCCCTGCTGACCTGGCTCGCGTGGGAAAGCCGTGGGGGCGGCAAGCCCACCGCCGTCGGGGCCGCGACCGGGCTGGTCGTGGGGCTGGTCGCCATCACGCCCGCCTGCGCCTTCGTGTCGCCCTGGGCGGCCCTGGTGATCGGGGTGCTGGGCGCGACCGCCAGTTTCTGGACCGTGCAGGCCAAGCGCCGCCTGGGGGCCGACGACGCCCTGGACGTGTTCGCGTGTCACGGCGTCGCGGGCATCGTGGGCGCGCTGCTTACCGGGGCGCTGGCCTGGACCACCGGCAGTGGCAAGCCGGTGGGCGAGCAATTGCTCACCCAGCTTCTGAGCGTGGCCGTCAGTGTGCTGTACACCGGGGCCGGCAGCTTCCTCCTACTGAAGCTTGTCGGCCTGTGGATGCCCCTGCGGGTCACGGTGCGGCAGGAGGTCGGCGGCATGGACCTCAGCGCCCACAGCGAGCAGGGCTACCGCGAGCCGGAGACGGGGCTGGGCGCGCCGGTCTTCGTGGGCGGCGACTGA
- a CDS encoding V-type ATPase subunit subunit G family protein: MSELASREAALDAQIEAAREEARREVEAAEAEAARILAEAQARTQAMQAEHERQLQAETQRIREEARAQAEEGTQATRQRAQSRVQQAAEHILRAVLP; encoded by the coding sequence TTGAGTGAACTGGCCAGCCGCGAGGCGGCGCTGGACGCGCAGATCGAAGCGGCCCGCGAGGAAGCCAGGCGGGAAGTGGAGGCTGCCGAGGCCGAAGCCGCCCGCATCCTCGCCGAGGCGCAGGCGCGCACGCAGGCCATGCAGGCCGAACACGAGCGGCAGCTTCAGGCCGAAACCCAGCGCATCCGGGAAGAGGCCCGCGCTCAGGCGGAGGAAGGCACCCAGGCCACCCGCCAGCGTGCCCAGAGCCGGGTGCAGCAGGCCGCCGAGCACATCCTGAGGGCGGTGCTGCCGTGA